From a region of the Primulina eburnea isolate SZY01 chromosome 7, ASM2296580v1, whole genome shotgun sequence genome:
- the LOC140835880 gene encoding uncharacterized protein, whose amino-acid sequence MATFNVLDSPSSYNIILGRPAINELRAVASTYHQKIKFPVGARVGEVRGDQPYSRKCYLEAVRVDQSKAKKEGKKARIEEIGGRVVEKGEVHFVAEKDHEIIEVGPGISPLTSEHHLNILPRSHSMKQKKRHFGPEKEKVIDEHVRDLLKAGHIGEIQFLTWLSNVVLVRKSTGKWRMLKNAGATYQCLMNKVFEKKLCRNVEVYVDDILGKSKEVAEFIADLEETLPL is encoded by the exons ATGGCAACTTTCAATGTACTGGATTCCCCATCATCATATAACATCATTCTGGGCCGACCGGCCATAAATGAactgagggccgtggcatcgaCCTACCACCAAAAGATCAAGTTTCCTGTGGGAGCTCGGGTGGGTGAAGTCCGGGGAGATCAACCTTATTCTCGGAAATGTTACCTGGAAGCAGTCCGGGTGGACCAGAGTAAAGCCAAGAAGGAGGGGAAGAAAGCAAGAATTGAGGAGATAGGAGGGAGAGTAGTGGAAAAGGGTGAGGTGCATTTTGTGGCTGAGAAAGATCATGAGATAATAGAAGTTGGGCCAG GGATCTCACCCCTGACATCGGAGCATCACTTAAATATTCTCCCGAGATCTCACTCGATGAAGCAAAAGAAGAGGCATTTTGGTCCTGAGAAGGAAAAAGTTATTGACGAACATGTGAGAGATCTGCTGAAGGCCGGCCACATTGGGGAAATTCAATTTCTTACCTGGCTCTCGAATGTGGTATTGGTGCGAAAGTCCACGGGAAAGTGGAGAAT GTTGAAGAATGCCGGGGCCACTTACCAGTGTCTTATGAACAAAGTCTTTGAGAAGAAGTTGTGCCGGAATGTGGAAgtttatgtggatgatattctgGGCAAGTCTAAAGAGGTTGCGGAATTCATTGCTGATTTGGAGGAAACTTTGCCACTCTGA